From a region of the Alnus glutinosa chromosome 1, dhAlnGlut1.1, whole genome shotgun sequence genome:
- the LOC133864694 gene encoding peroxiredoxin-2F, mitochondrial, with product MASTILRRTTCSAVKPMASGGLRIAAAQFRAFAAKVEVGTDIVAAAPNVSLQKARSWDEGVSSKFATTPLTDIFREKRVVIFGLPGAYTGVCSQQHVPSYKNSIDKFRAQKVDSVICVAVNDPYVLNAWAEKLQVKDAIEFYGDFDGSFHKSLGLEKDLSAALLGPRSHRWSAFVVDGKVKYLNIEENPSDFKVSGAEHILEQI from the exons ATGGCGTCCACAATTCTGAGGCGAACAACCTGCTCCGCCGTGAAGCCAATGGCGAGCGGAGGTCTCAGAATCGCAGCGGCGCAGTTCAGGGCCTTCGCGGCGAAGGTGGAGGTGGGTACTGACATAGTCGCGGCAGCGCCGAATGTTTCTCTCCAGAAGGCTCGGAGCTGGGACGAGGGCGTGTCCTCCAAGTTCGCCACCACACCTCTCACAGACATTTTCAGG GAAAAGAGAGTGGTCATCTTTGGGCTCCCT GGTGCATACACAGGAGTTTGTTCACAGCAGCATGTGCCTAGTTACAAGAATAGCATTGATAAATTTAGGGCTCAAAAGGTTGATTCTGTAATTTGTGTTGCTGTTAATGATCCATATGTCTTGAATGCCTGGGCAGAGAAACTTCAAGTGAAAGATGCT ATTGAGTTTTATGGAGACTTTGATGGAAGCTTCCACAAGAGCTTGGGATTAGAGAAAGATTTATCTGCTGCTTTGCTTGGACCTCGGTCTCATAG ATGGTCCGCATTTGTTGTTGATGGAAAGGTTAAGTATCTTAACATAGAGGAAAATCCGTCGGACTTCAAAGTTTCTGGCGCAGAGCACATCTTGGAGCAGATATGA